The Atlantibacter hermannii genomic interval GCTTACTTTGATGATGCCCAGCGCCAGGGCACCAAAGACGCGGCACGTCTGGCAGGTCTGCACGTCCTGCGTCTGCTGAACGAACCGACGGCGGCAGCGATTGCCTATGGCCTGGACTCCGGGCAGGAAGGCGTGATCGCAGTTTACGATCTGGGCGGCGGCACCTTTGATATTTCCGTGCTGCGCCTGAGCCGTGGTGTATTTGAAGTGCTTTCTACCGGTGGCGATTCCGCGCTGGGCGGCGACGACTTCGATCACCTGTTGGCCGACTGGCTGCGTGAGCAGGCGGGTTTCAGCGATCGCAGCGACAACCGTCTGCAACGCGAGCTGCTGGATGCCGCGATTGCCGCGAAAATTGCACTGAGCGATGCCGACAGCGTGACTGTCAACGTGGGCGGCTGGCAGGGCGAAGTCACCCGCGAGCAGTTCGACGCGCTGATCGCGCCGCTGGTGAAACGCACCTTACTGGCCTGTCGTCGCGCGCTCAAAGACGCGGGCGTAGAGGCAAGCGAAGTATTAGATGTGGTGATGGTCGGCGGTTCCACCCGCGTCCCGCTGGTGCGCGAACGTGTGGGCGAGTTCTTTGGCCGTACGCCGCTTACCTCTATCGACCCGGATAAAGTCGTGGCGATTGGCGCTGCCATTCAAGCCGATATTCTGGTGGGCAACAAGCCGGACAGCGAAATGCTGCTGCTTGACGTGATCCCGCTGTCGCTCGGCCTGGAAACCATGGGCGGTCTGGTGGAGAAAGTCATTCCACGTAACACCACCATCCCGGTAGCCCGCGCCCAGGAGTTCACCACGTTTAAAGACGGGCAAACCGCCATGTCTATTCACGTTATGCAGGGCGAGCGCGAGCTGGTTCAGGACTGCCGTTCGCTGGCGCGTTTCGCGCTGCGCGGTATCCCGGCGATGCCTGCGGGCGGCGCGCATATTCGCGTCACCTTCCAGGTGGACGCCGATGGCCTGTTGAGCGTCTCCGCGATGGAGAAATCCACCGGTGTGGAAGCCTCGATTCAGGTTAAACCGTCCTACGGGTTAACCGACGATGAAATCGCCACCATGATTAAGGATTCAATGAGTTTCGCCGAGCAGGACGTCAAAGCGCGGATGCTGGCGGAACAAAAAGTGGAAGCCGCCCGGGTGCTGGAAAGCCTCGCGGGCGCGCTGGCGACCGATGCCGCGCTGCTCAGCGCCGCAGAGCGTCAGGTTATCGATGAAGCCGCTGCCGCCCTGGCGCAGGCAGCGGAAGGCGATAATGTTGACGCCATTGAGAACGCAATTAAAAACGTAGATAAACAGACCCAGGAGTTTGCCGCTCGCCGTATGGACGCCTCCGTGCGCCAGGCGCTGAAAGGCCACTCCGTCGACGAGGTTTAATATGCCTAAGATTGTTTTTCTGCCCCATCAGGATCTTTGTCCGGATGGCGCAGTTCTGGAAGCCAAGAGCGGTGAAACTATCCTTGACGTTGCCCTGCGCAACGGCATTGAAATCGAACACGCCTGCGAAAAATCCTGTGCCTGCACGACCTGCCACTGCATCGTGCGCGAAGGTTTCGACTCACTGCCGGAAAGCACTGAGGACGAAGACGACATGCTGGACAAAGCCTGGGGCCTTGAGCCGGAAAGCCGCCTGAGTTGCCAGGCGCGGGTTACCGATGAAGATCTGGTGGTTGAAATGCCACGTTACACCATTAACCATGCGCGTGAGCATTAACAGGAGATAGTATGGGCCTTAAATGGACCGACAGCCGTGAAATCGGCGAGGCGCTGTATGACAGCCGCCCGGACCTCGATCCGAAAACCGTCCGCTTCACCGATATGCATCAGTGGATTTGCGAGCTGGAAGAGTTTGATGACGATCCGGCCGCGTCTAACGAGAAGATCCTCGAAGCGATCCTTCTCGTCTGGCTGGACGAAGCCGAGTGATCTGCATGTAGCGGATAGTTTTGATGGGCTGCCCTTGGGCGGCCCTTTTATGTCTAAGAGCGATAAGGAAAATAACGATGACCGACGCCATGAAAATCACGCTCTCAACCCAGCCTGCCGACGCCCGCTGGGGAGAAAAAGCGACATACAGTATTAATAATGACGGCATCACCCTGCACCTGAATAACAAAGACGACCTGGGCCTGATCCAGCGCGCCGCCCGTAAAATCGACGGGCTGGGTATTAAGCACGTCGCGCTCTCTGGCGAAGGCTGGGACGCGGATCGCAGTTGGGCCTTCTGGCAGGGTTATAAAGGACCGAAAGGCAGCCGTAAAGTCGAGTGGGCGACGCTCGACGAAGAGCAGCAGAAAGAGCTGGATAGCCGCCTGAAAATCATCGACTGGGTACGCGACACCATTAACGCGCCGGCGGAAGAGCTGGGCCCGGAACAGCTGGCCCAGCGCGCAGTGGATCTGCTGAGCGGCATCGCCTGCGACAGCGTGAAATACCGCATCACCAAAGGCGAAGATCTACGTGAGCAGAACTACATGGGGATCCACACCGTTGGTCGCGGATCGGATCGCGCTCCGGTACTGCTGGCGCTGGATTACAATCCCACCGGCAATCCTGATGCCCCGGTTTACGCCTGCCTGGTGGGCAAAGGCATCACCTTTGACACCGGTGGTTACAGCCTTAAGCAAAGCACCTTTATGGATTCGATGAAATCCGATATGGGTGGCGCGGCGCTGGTCACTGGCGCGCTGGCGTTCGCCATTACCCGCGGCCTGGATAAACGCGTCAAGCTGTACCTGTGCTGCGCCGACAACATGGTCAGCGGCAACGCCTTCAAACTGGGCGATATCATTCGCTACCGCAACGGCAAAACCGTGGAAGTCATGAATACTGACGCGGAAGGCCGTCTGGTGTTGGCAGATGGGCTGATTGACGCCTGCGCCCAGAAACCGGAACTGCTGATTGATGCCGCCACGCTGACCGGTGCCGCGAAAACCGCGCTCGGCAACGATTATCACGCACTGTTCAGCTTTGACGATGCCCTGGCAAACCGCCTGCTGGCGAGTGCCAGCGCGGAAAATGAGCCGTTCTGGCGTTTGCCGCTGGCGGAATTCCACCGTAACCAACTGCCGTCGAACTTCGCAGAACTGAATAATACCGCTAACGCCTCCTA includes:
- the hscA gene encoding chaperone protein HscA codes for the protein MALLQISEPGLSAAPHQRRLAAGIDLGTTNSLVATVRSGQAETLPDHEGRHLLPSVVNYQASGQIIGFDARAMAAADPVNTISSVKRLMGRSLADIQARYPHLPYNLQPSANGLPQIDTPAGLLNPVRISADILKALAARASEALAGELDGVVITVPAYFDDAQRQGTKDAARLAGLHVLRLLNEPTAAAIAYGLDSGQEGVIAVYDLGGGTFDISVLRLSRGVFEVLSTGGDSALGGDDFDHLLADWLREQAGFSDRSDNRLQRELLDAAIAAKIALSDADSVTVNVGGWQGEVTREQFDALIAPLVKRTLLACRRALKDAGVEASEVLDVVMVGGSTRVPLVRERVGEFFGRTPLTSIDPDKVVAIGAAIQADILVGNKPDSEMLLLDVIPLSLGLETMGGLVEKVIPRNTTIPVARAQEFTTFKDGQTAMSIHVMQGERELVQDCRSLARFALRGIPAMPAGGAHIRVTFQVDADGLLSVSAMEKSTGVEASIQVKPSYGLTDDEIATMIKDSMSFAEQDVKARMLAEQKVEAARVLESLAGALATDAALLSAAERQVIDEAAAALAQAAEGDNVDAIENAIKNVDKQTQEFAARRMDASVRQALKGHSVDEV
- the fdx gene encoding ferredoxin, which codes for MPKIVFLPHQDLCPDGAVLEAKSGETILDVALRNGIEIEHACEKSCACTTCHCIVREGFDSLPESTEDEDDMLDKAWGLEPESRLSCQARVTDEDLVVEMPRYTINHAREH
- the iscX gene encoding FeS assembly protein IscX is translated as MGLKWTDSREIGEALYDSRPDLDPKTVRFTDMHQWICELEEFDDDPAASNEKILEAILLVWLDEAE
- the pepB gene encoding peptidase B (aminopeptidase B), whose protein sequence is MTDAMKITLSTQPADARWGEKATYSINNDGITLHLNNKDDLGLIQRAARKIDGLGIKHVALSGEGWDADRSWAFWQGYKGPKGSRKVEWATLDEEQQKELDSRLKIIDWVRDTINAPAEELGPEQLAQRAVDLLSGIACDSVKYRITKGEDLREQNYMGIHTVGRGSDRAPVLLALDYNPTGNPDAPVYACLVGKGITFDTGGYSLKQSTFMDSMKSDMGGAALVTGALAFAITRGLDKRVKLYLCCADNMVSGNAFKLGDIIRYRNGKTVEVMNTDAEGRLVLADGLIDACAQKPELLIDAATLTGAAKTALGNDYHALFSFDDALANRLLASASAENEPFWRLPLAEFHRNQLPSNFAELNNTANASYPAGASTAAGFLSHFVENYQQGWLHIDCSATYRKSAVEQWAAGATGLGVRTLANLLTAK